GCATGCCCGGTGGCCTGGGCGTATTCCTTGGATTGACCGGCGCCCAGGTCAATGCCACCGATGCCATCGCACTGGACCTGGCCGATCGGATGGTGGCCAGCGATCAGCGCGAGGCCTTGCTCGGCGCCTTGTCCGAGGCGACGTATGGCGACCAGGCCGAGACGGTCCTGCGCGACATTCTTCGCGACTTCGAACGGGCCGCCGATGGCCTGCGACCGCACAGTCAGATCAACCCGCACCGCGAGCACATCCGCAGGCTGACCGATCACGCTGCCGTGGCGGATTGCGTGGCGGCCATCTCGGCGGTCGAGACAGAAGATCGCTGGCTGGGCCGCGCGGTGGCGACCCTGCGCAAGGGCTGCCCGATGACGGCGCATCTGGTTGACGCTCAAATTCGCCGCAGCCGCCATGCGTCGCTGGCCGAAGTCTTTCGCATGGAGCTGGTGATGTCCGCACGCTGCTGCATGGGGCCGGATTTTCGTGAGGGTATCCGCGCCCTGCTCATCGACAAGGATGGCGCGCCACAGTGGTCGCATGCCGATGTTGCCGCAGTCCCGGCGGCGCAGGTCGAACAACACTTCGCGCCACCCTGGTCCGGCGATTCGCCGCTGGCGGACCTGGGCTAGACCACCCACAGACCGGCCCGAGCCGGCATTTGAGGAGACGACATGACCCGCATTGCATTTATCGGCCTCGGCAACATGGGTGGCCCCATGGCGGCCAACCTGGCCCAGGCCGGGCACGATGTACAGGCTTTCGACCTGTCTGAAACCGCCTGCGCGGCAGCGCGTGACGCCGGCTGCCGAGTTGCTGACTCCACGGCCCAGGCCGTCGAAGCAGCCGAGGTGGTGGTTTCCATGCTGCCATCGGGCGCGATCGTGGAATCGGTTTATCTCGGCGACGACGGACTGCTGGCCCGACTGCCGGAAAATACACTGATCATCGACAGCTCCACGATTGCCGCTGACACGGCACGCCGCGTCGCCCAGGCCGCCAAGCATCGCGGCCTGCGCATGATCGATGCGCCGGTTTCCGGTGGTGTGGCCGCTGCCGCCGCCGGAACACTCACCTTCATCTGCGGTGGCAGCGAGGCGGATATCGACGCCGCCCGCCCGGTGCTAGGCGCCATGGGCAAGAACGTGCTGCGTGCGGGTGACTCTGGCGCCGGCCAGATCGCCAAGATCTGCAACAACATGCTGCTGGCCGTGCATATGATCGGCACTGCAGAAGCCCTGGCACTGGGTGAAACGCATGGCGTCGACCCGTCGGTACTCTCCGAGATCATGCTCGCCAGTTCGGGCCGCAACTGGTCGCTGGAAGTCTACAACCCCTGGCCTGGCGTCATGGAAAACGCCCCCGCCTCCAAGGGCTACCAGGGCGGCTTCATGGTCGACCTGATGCATAAAGATCTGGGACTGGCGCTGGATGCCGCCCAGCACGAAGGCGCCTCCACCCCCATGGGCGCGCTGGCCCGTTCGCTCTATGCCTTGCATCGGCAAGCCGGCCACGGCCGATTGGACTTCTCATCGATCCAATCGCTGCTGCGCGCGCAGACCGACGCCGACCAGTCACCTGGCGTTGACCACAGCACTTGATTCGCGCCGCGACGGCACGCAGTCTGCTAACACAACGCTGGCCACGCCATTATTCGCCGGGAACACGACCGGCCCGGGCGTGGTCCACCTGACCGGGCCGCCGGATACCACCGTTTCACAGCAAGGAGGCTGCTACATGACTCGCACCCTATCCACGTTATCCCTTTGCGCCGCGCTGGCGGCCTGTGCCGGCTCGGCCGGCGCTGCCAGCTCCGTCACCCTGTCGTCTGTCAGCACGGACGGTGTGGGCGAGGCCCTCGGCACCGTCACTTTTGAACAAACCGAGTACGGCCTGGTCCTCAAGCCCGACCTGCAGGGCCTGGCGCCTGGGCTGCACGGTTTTCATCTGCATGAAAATGGCAGTTGCGAACCGGCGGATAAGAACGGCACAACCGTGGCAGCCGCCGCTGCAGGCAGCCATTACGACCCCAAGGGAACTGGCCAGCACGGCACCCCCTGGGGCAATGGCCACCTGGGTGACCTGCCGCCACTGTTCGTCGCCGATGACGGGACCGC
This Abyssibacter profundi DNA region includes the following protein-coding sequences:
- the sodC gene encoding superoxide dismutase family protein, producing the protein MTRTLSTLSLCAALAACAGSAGAASSVTLSSVSTDGVGEALGTVTFEQTEYGLVLKPDLQGLAPGLHGFHLHENGSCEPADKNGTTVAAAAAGSHYDPKGTGQHGTPWGNGHLGDLPPLFVADDGTASHAVLAPRLTKQDLKGRALMIHAGGDNFSDTPKKLGGGGSRVACGVIS
- a CDS encoding enoyl-CoA hydratase/isomerase family protein, giving the protein MTDHPILIEQRGALGRLTLNAPKALNSLSRPMAQALQAQLDAWADDPTIAVVWLDGSGDKAFCAGGDIRAMYDAMQTVSVGQRVPETEAFFVDEYRLDYRIHTYPKPIVVWGSGIVMGGGIGLMCGAAHRLVTETSRLAMPEITIGLYPDVGGSWFLNRMPGGLGVFLGLTGAQVNATDAIALDLADRMVASDQREALLGALSEATYGDQAETVLRDILRDFERAADGLRPHSQINPHREHIRRLTDHAAVADCVAAISAVETEDRWLGRAVATLRKGCPMTAHLVDAQIRRSRHASLAEVFRMELVMSARCCMGPDFREGIRALLIDKDGAPQWSHADVAAVPAAQVEQHFAPPWSGDSPLADLG
- the mmsB gene encoding 3-hydroxyisobutyrate dehydrogenase, yielding MTRIAFIGLGNMGGPMAANLAQAGHDVQAFDLSETACAAARDAGCRVADSTAQAVEAAEVVVSMLPSGAIVESVYLGDDGLLARLPENTLIIDSSTIAADTARRVAQAAKHRGLRMIDAPVSGGVAAAAAGTLTFICGGSEADIDAARPVLGAMGKNVLRAGDSGAGQIAKICNNMLLAVHMIGTAEALALGETHGVDPSVLSEIMLASSGRNWSLEVYNPWPGVMENAPASKGYQGGFMVDLMHKDLGLALDAAQHEGASTPMGALARSLYALHRQAGHGRLDFSSIQSLLRAQTDADQSPGVDHST